A genomic region of Oenanthe melanoleuca isolate GR-GAL-2019-014 chromosome 25, OMel1.0, whole genome shotgun sequence contains the following coding sequences:
- the IL4I1 gene encoding L-amino-acid oxidase: LFFPVLFQILLLAGVLSAKRFPCFPEYCLRDQDYEELLGIARGGLEPAARPAHVVVVGAGIGGLTAAKLLRDAGHEVTILERSSWVGGRIRTHRPEGQDWYVELGPMRLPGKHRLVREFIRQFNLQLNPFIQSDNNTWYFLRGARVRAEEVGRNPDILNYTVSPSERGKSAVQLYRQVLDKAFKKFQTTDCRKYLAQHDSFSTKEYLIKVGGLSRGAVDMIGDLLNEDSGFYLSFLASLWDFSVFSDESFDEITGGFDQLPRAFHKALPNVVRFNCTVEKIMAKGDKVRVFFRAPDTLAPTVLTADYVLVTSSAKATRHIQFLPPLSPAKAHALRSINYASASKIILACSEKFWEKDGIRGGHSVTDRPSRFIYYPSHNFSSGVGVILASYTWNNDAEFFLPLTDEKCLDVVLQDLADIHQVSKEYLQYTCDQHVVQKWQLDRHSLGAFAAFTPFQFVDYSRALFEPEGRVHFAGEHAAQPHAWIDTAMKSAIRAAGNIHHDSGEAAAAGGESRGRPEPREEL; this comes from the exons ctcttcttcccagTCCTCTTCCAGATCCTGCTGCTGGCGGGTGTCCTGAGCGCCAAGCGCTTTCCCTGCTTTCCTGAGTACTGTCTCCGCGACCAAGACTacgaggagctgctgggcatcGCCCGGGGCGGGCTGGAGCCCGCGGCTCGCCCGGCGCACGTGGTGGTGGTGGGCGCGGGCATCGGCGGGCTGACGGCGGCCAAGCTGCTGCGGGACGCTGGGCACGAG GTCACCATTctggaaaggagcagctgggtcGGGGGGCGCATCCGGACGCACCGCCCCGAGGGACAGGACTGGTACGTGGAGCTGGGGCCCATGCGCCTGCCAGGCAAGCACAG GCTCGTCCGCGAGTTCATCCGCCAGTTCAACCTGCAGCTGAACCCCTTCATCCAGAGCGACAACAACACCTGGTACTTCCTGAGGGGAGCTCGGGTCCGGGCCGAGGAGGTCGGCAGGAACCCCGACATCCTGAATTACACGGTGAGCCCGTCGGAGAGGGGCAAGAGCGCCGTGCAGCTCTACCGACAGGTCCTGGACAAG GCTTTTAAGAAATTCCAGACCACTGACTGCAGGAAGTATCTGGCTCAACACGACTCTTTCTCCACCAAG GAATATTTGATCAAGGTGGGGGGGCTGAGCCGAGGAGCTGTGGACATGATCGGAGACTTGCTGAATGAGGACTCGGGGTTTTACCTGTCCTTCCTCGCCTCGCTGTGGGACTTCAGCGTCTTCTCTGACGAGAG ctTTGATGAAATCACCGGCGGGTTCGACCAACTGCCCAGAGCCTTCCACAAGGCGCTGCCCAACGTCGTCCGGTTCAACTGCACTGTGGAGAAGATCATGGCCAAGGGCGACAAGGTCCGGGTGTTCTTCCGCGCTCCCGACACGCTGGCCCCCACCGTGCTCACGGCGGATTACGTGCTCGTCACCTCCAGCGCCAAAGCCACGAGGCACATCCAGTTCCTGCCGCCGCTGTCGCCCGCCAAGGCGCACGCCCTGCGCTCCATCAACTACGCCAGCGCCTCCAAAATCATCCTGGCCTGCTCCGAGAAGTTCTGGGAGAAGGACGGGATCCGCGGGGGGCACTCGGTCACCGACCGCCCCTCCCGCTTCATCTACTACCCCAGCCACAACTTCTCCAGCGGCGTGGGCGTCATCCTGGCCTCCTACACCTGGAACAACGACGCCGAGTTCTTCCTGCCCCTGACGGACGAGAAGTGCCTGGACGTGGTGCTGCAGGACCTGGCGGACATCCACCAGGTGAGCAAGGAGTACCTGCAGTACACCTGCGACCAGCACGTCGTGCAGAAGTGGCAGCTGGACCGGCACTCGCTGGGGGCGTTCGCCGCCTTCACGCCCTTCCAGTTCGTGGATTACTCGCGGGCGCTGTTCGAGCCCGAGGGCCGCGTGCACTTCGCGGGGGAACACGCGGCGCAGCCCCACGCGTGGATCGACACGGCCATGAAATCGGCCATCAGGGCGGCCGGCAACATCCACCACGACAGCGGcgaggcggcggccgcgggaGGGGAGAGCCGGGGGAGGCCGGAGCCGAGGGAAGAGCTCTGA